The Streptomyces sp. TLI_105 DNA segment CTGGGTGGAGACCCGGGCCGCCGGCGTCAGGGTCGGTGCCCGCCTCAGGGGCGCCGGGACGCGACGAACGACAGGGGCACCGGGACGCGTGCGGCGAACCGGGCCGGGGCCGGGACCCGGGCCACGGGCGCGTCCATCGCGTTGCGGTCGATCGCGAGGGTGCGCCCGCCGTACGTCTCGGTGACGTTCCCCGCGTACTGGTGGATCCGGGCGTGCGGCGTCCAGGCCTCCGGGTGCAGCACCGACTCGGTGAGCAGCGCCGGCTGCCCCCGCCAGCGCGCGAACCACATCACGTCCGGCAGGTCCCTCGTCCCCGCCCTCCGCTGCGTCTCCATGGCCCGCACCCCCGTGTCGGCGCTGCTGTAGAAGCCGGGGAGGTAGCCGAGGCGCCGCACCTCCCGGTTCCAGGCGCGGACGAACGAGAGGGTGGTCGCGGCGCAGCTCGTGTCGCCCCGCCGGTAGGCCTCGATGTCGAGGTAGAGCGGGCTGCTCGTGCCGATCCCGAGGGCGCTCGCCGCCCGCACCGCGTCGCCTCCCTCCTTGGTGCCCTGGCTCGTGGGGTTGCTGCCGATGGCGAAGCGGCGCTTGGCGAGGGAGTCCACGCACGGGGCCTGGGAGCCGACGAAGAGCGGCAGCAGCCGCCAGCCCATGGCGTGGGCGGAGGCGACCCAGGCGGGGGTGAGCTCCTTCTGGACGGGGCAGCCCCGCCCCCGCCCCCCGAAGTAGATCCCGACGGCCCCGTACGGCGATCCCCGCCAGGCCCTCATCACCGCGAGGGACGGCGCCTCACAGGTGTCGAAGGCCTTCCCTGCGAAGTGCACGGGGGCGGCGAGGACGCCTGGCGCCGCCGGCGCGAGGGCTCCTGGGGCGCCCTGAGCCGCGCGGGCGAGCGGTGCGGCGGTGGAGCGGGGCGCGGTCATGGATCCGGGGGCCGTGGCGGAGTGGGGAGCCGTGGCGGAGCCGGGGGCCGTGGCCGAGCCGGGACCGGCGGCGGGGTCGGGACCGGCGGCGGGGTCGGCCGCGGCCGGGGCGGGCTCCGCGGCCGGGGCGGCGGTCGTCGCGGGCGGGTGTTCGGTTGTCGTGGTGGCGGGGGGCGGGGTGTTGAGGAGGACCGTCCCGGCCAGCGCCGCCATCACGAAGGCGACCACGGCCCGCGCCCCGGGAGGCGGCGCGGAGCGCGGACGGACCGGTGCCGACAGCGGGGCCGGGACGAGGGCGGGGGTGGGGGTGAGGGTGGCTTCGGAGGCGGGTGCGGCTTCGGAGGCTTCGGAGGCGAGGGTGGCTTCGGAGACGGAGGCTTCGGAGACGGAGACGGAGGCGGCGGCTTCGGAGGCTGAGGCGGCTTCAGATGCTGAGGCGGCTTCGGAGGCGGGCGGCGTGCGAGTGCTCATGGCGCGAGTGAAGAACCGCCCGCCCCGCCCGGCCACCGCTCAGGCCGTCGCCTCAGCCGTCCGTGCCCAGGATCAACCCGGACGTGGGAACCCCCGTGCCCGCCGTGACCAAGGTCCGGGCCGCGCCGGACAGCTGGTTCACCGAGGTGCCGCGGATCTGCCGTACCGCCTCCGCTATGCCGTTCATGCCGTGGAGGTACGCCTCGCCGAGCTGCCCCCCGTGGGTGTTGAGCGGGAGCGCGTCGGCCGCGACGAAGTCGGCCGCCTCCCCCGGCCCGCAGAAGCCGAACTCCTCCAGCTGCATGAGCACGAACGGGGTGAAGTGGTCGTAGAGGATGCCCACGTCGATGTCGGAGGGCGCGAGCCCGGACGTCCGCCAGAGCTGCCGGGCCACCACGCCCATCTCCGGAAGCCCGGTCAGGTCGTCCCGGTAGAAGCTGGTCATGGCCTCCTGTCTCCGCCCGGCGCCCTGGGCCGCGGCCAGGATGACGGCGGGCGGGCGCGGCAGGTCGCGGGCGCGCTCGACGGAGGTGACGACGATCGCCTGGCCGCCGTCGGTTTCCTGGCAGCAGTCGAGGAGCCGGAGCGGCTCGACGATCCAGCGCGAGGCGGCGTGGTCGGCGAGGGTGATCGGCTTCCCGTGGAAGTACGCGGCGGGGTTGCGTGCCGCGTGACGCCGGTCGGTGACGGCGACGTGGCCGAAGGCGTCAGGCGTCAGCCCGTAGGCGTGCAGGTACCGCTGGGCGGTCATGGCGACCCAGGAGGCCGGGGTGAGCAGCCCGAAGGGCAGCTGCCAGCCGAGCGCGGCGCCCTCGGCGGAGGGCTCGCGCTGCTGCACTCCGGAGCCGAAGCGCCGCCCCGAGCGCTCGTTGAACGCCCGGTAGCAGACGACGACCTCGGCGACCCCGGCGGCGACGGCGAGCGCGGCCTGCTGCACGGTGGCGCAGGCGGCACCGCCCCCGTAGTGCACGCGGGAGAAGAACGACAGCTCTCCGATGCCGGACGCCTGGGCGACGGTGATCTCGGGGTTGGTGTCCATGGTGAAGGTGACGAGGCCGTCGACGTCGGCGGGGGTGAGCCCGGCGTCGTCGAGGGCCGCGCGCACGGCCTCGACGGCGAGGGAGAGTTCGCTGCGTCCGGAGTCCTTGGAGAACTCGGTCGCCCCGATGCCCACGACGGCCGCCCGCCCGCCGAGCGCGTCCCTGCTGTGCACGCTCATCCCGTCACCTCCACGGTGACCGTCCCGGTGACGTGGTGCCCGAGCCCGTTGGCGCCGACGACCCGGACGCTCGCCGTGTCCCCGTCGACGTCGGTGACCGTCCCGGTCAGGACCATGGTGTCGCCGGGGTGGTTGGGGGCGC contains these protein-coding regions:
- a CDS encoding DUF1906 domain-containing protein — its product is MSTRTPPASEAASASEAASASEAAASVSVSEASVSEATLASEASEAAPASEATLTPTPALVPAPLSAPVRPRSAPPPGARAVVAFVMAALAGTVLLNTPPPATTTTEHPPATTAAPAAEPAPAAADPAAGPDPAAGPGSATAPGSATAPHSATAPGSMTAPRSTAAPLARAAQGAPGALAPAAPGVLAAPVHFAGKAFDTCEAPSLAVMRAWRGSPYGAVGIYFGGRGRGCPVQKELTPAWVASAHAMGWRLLPLFVGSQAPCVDSLAKRRFAIGSNPTSQGTKEGGDAVRAASALGIGTSSPLYLDIEAYRRGDTSCAATTLSFVRAWNREVRRLGYLPGFYSSADTGVRAMETQRRAGTRDLPDVMWFARWRGQPALLTESVLHPEAWTPHARIHQYAGNVTETYGGRTLAIDRNAMDAPVARVPAPARFAARVPVPLSFVASRRP
- a CDS encoding lipid-transfer protein, which gives rise to MSVHSRDALGGRAAVVGIGATEFSKDSGRSELSLAVEAVRAALDDAGLTPADVDGLVTFTMDTNPEITVAQASGIGELSFFSRVHYGGGAACATVQQAALAVAAGVAEVVVCYRAFNERSGRRFGSGVQQREPSAEGAALGWQLPFGLLTPASWVAMTAQRYLHAYGLTPDAFGHVAVTDRRHAARNPAAYFHGKPITLADHAASRWIVEPLRLLDCCQETDGGQAIVVTSVERARDLPRPPAVILAAAQGAGRRQEAMTSFYRDDLTGLPEMGVVARQLWRTSGLAPSDIDVGILYDHFTPFVLMQLEEFGFCGPGEAADFVAADALPLNTHGGQLGEAYLHGMNGIAEAVRQIRGTSVNQLSGAARTLVTAGTGVPTSGLILGTDG